Proteins found in one Pectobacterium atrosepticum genomic segment:
- a CDS encoding PspA/IM30 family protein has protein sequence MSLLSKVVTQIKGFLHDSVDKASDDGRTARQLIRDVGENEEKIKEALVESRSQAIISKQKVEDKQSAIALSKKRAAKAVELDKEDLARTILVEKRQQESDLAALQNQQAKFDNIVVTLTSRFNDIQKKRSEMERKADSIDLRSKVAAATEEATKLLDVGNFASYDSASKVFDRLEDNIAKKEAKSQARGEFIDAEKDKQDELVSLDRHGLDESIEDELAALRAMNKKQE, from the coding sequence ATGAGTCTTTTATCTAAAGTAGTGACACAAATTAAGGGTTTCCTTCATGATTCCGTAGATAAGGCTTCTGATGACGGACGTACTGCACGCCAACTTATTCGTGATGTCGGTGAAAATGAAGAAAAAATCAAAGAGGCGTTAGTAGAATCCAGATCTCAGGCTATTATTTCCAAACAGAAAGTTGAAGATAAGCAATCTGCAATCGCTTTGTCGAAAAAACGAGCAGCAAAGGCAGTTGAGTTGGACAAGGAAGATTTGGCAAGAACTATTCTTGTTGAAAAAAGACAGCAGGAAAGTGATTTGGCAGCGCTTCAAAACCAGCAAGCTAAATTTGATAATATTGTAGTTACATTAACTTCACGTTTTAATGACATTCAGAAAAAACGTTCTGAAATGGAAAGAAAGGCAGATAGTATTGACTTGCGTTCTAAAGTCGCAGCGGCAACTGAAGAAGCAACAAAATTACTTGATGTAGGTAATTTTGCTTCTTATGATAGCGCTTCTAAAGTATTTGATCGTTTAGAAGATAATATTGCAAAAAAAGAAGCAAAATCTCAGGCTCGTGGTGAGTTTATTGATGCAGAGAAAGATAAGCAAGACGAGTTGGTTTCTCTTGATAGACATGGCCTTGATGAGTCAATTGAAGATGAGTTAGCGGCATTACGTGCTATGAATAAAAAACAAGAATAA